A window of the Cannabis sativa cultivar Pink pepper isolate KNU-18-1 chromosome X, ASM2916894v1, whole genome shotgun sequence genome harbors these coding sequences:
- the LOC115711305 gene encoding cyclin-D4-1, with amino-acid sequence MAPSFDCLVSSLLCSEDIISFDDNEYGAVVDESPDVGTEWYHRNHDQEKCFEGWDGLPLQSDECLATMVEKECQHMPSIDYLQRLRSGGLDLRARKDALDWIGKANAHFSFGPLCSYLSMNYLDRFLSAYELPRNAWSAQLLAVACLSIAAKMDETEVPLAQDLQMCDSKFVFEPVTIQRMELLVLSTLKWRMQAVTPFSFLDYFIRKINNDEAPLKTSVQRSIQLILSTVNGIDFLEFKPSEVAAAVVISVLAETQTVDTEVAVSVLIQHVEKERVLRCIEMIQSSSLDNGSTTGLGQSVPQSPIGVLDAACLSYNAAGTTVGSRPNSSHGNSDSNKRRKLSQLYEVVEL; translated from the exons ATGGCACCTAGTTTTGATTGTCTGGTTTCCAGCCTCCTTTGTTCAGAAGATATCATCAGTTTTGATGATAACGAATATGGGGCTGTGGTGGATGAGTCTCCAGATGTTGGTACTGAATGGTACCATCGAAACCATGACCAAGAAAAGTGCTTTGAGGGTTGGGATGGGTTGCCATTGCAGAGTGATGAGTGTTTGGCTACAATGGTTGAGAAGGAATGCCAACACATGCCTAGTATTGATTACCTGCAAAGGCTGAGGAGTGGAGGTTTGGACCTCAGGGCAAGAAAGGACGCTCTTGATTGGATTGGGAAG GCTAATGCTCATTTCAGCTTCGGACCTCTGTGTTCGTATCTGTCAATGAACTACTTGGATCGTTTCCTGTCAGCCTATGAATTGCCA AGGAACGCTTGGTCTGCTCAATTGTTGGCTGTGGCATGCTTATCTATTGCTGCCAAAATGGATGAGACTGAAGTTCCACTTGCTCAAGATTTACAG atGTGTGACTCCAAGTTCGTGTTTGAACCTGTAACCATACAAAGAATGGAGCTTCTTGTGTTGAGCACATTGAAATGGAGGATGCAAGCTGTTACACCTTTCTCCTTCTTAGACTATTTCATTCGGAAGATCAATAACGATGAAGCCCCACTTAAGACCTCTGTGCAACGATCCATCCAACTTATTTTGAGCACAGTCAACG GAATTGACTTCTTGGAATTTAAGCCTTCAGAGGTTGCAGCAGCAGTGGTAATATCTGTGTTGGCAGAAACCCAAACAGTGGACACTGAGGTAGCCGTCTCTGTGCTTATTCAACATGTCGAAAAG GAGAGAGTGCTGAGGTGTATTGAAATGATTCAAAGCTCGTCACTGGATAATGGGTCTACTACTGGTTTGGGCCAGTCCGTACCACAGAGTCCAATTGGGGTCTTGGACGCTGCATGCTTGAGCTATAATGCCGCTGGCACAACAGTTGGGTCACGTCCTAATTCTTCCCACGGTAACTCGGACAGCAACAAAAGAAGAAAACTAAGCCAACTTTATGAGGTGGTGGAGCTCTAA